The following are encoded in a window of Trichomycterus rosablanca isolate fTriRos1 chromosome 13, fTriRos1.hap1, whole genome shotgun sequence genomic DNA:
- the isca2 gene encoding iron-sulfur cluster assembly 2 homolog, mitochondrial has product MSLARGLIRAFKTNALNHIHVSSTAVRPLQACPTSPYVSTLRYNSSSSHEHQTSGFAVDKVNLSDACVKRLKEIMEQGEYLRIQVEGGGCSGFQYKFSVDTVKNEDDRVFEQNGVGVIVDEDSLEFMKGCTLDFSQELIRSSFQVLRNPQAEHGCSCGSSFSVKI; this is encoded by the exons ATGTCACTGGCTAGAGGATTGATAAGAGCGTTCAAAACAAACGCATTAAACCATATACA TGTGTCCTCGACAGCAGTGAGACCCTTGCAAGCATGTCCCACGTCCCCTTACGTCTCCACACTGCGCTATAACAGCAGCTCATCTCATGAGCACCAGACCTCTGGTTTTGCAGTTGATAAAGTTAATCTAAGTGATGCATGTGTAAAG AGGCTCAAAGAGATCATGGAGCAGGGCGAGTATCTAAGGATACAAGTGGAGGGAGGAGGCTGCTCTGGCTTCCAGTACAAGTTCTCTGTGGACACTGTCAAAAACGAAGACGACAG GGTTTTTGAACAGAATGGTGTTGGGGTGATCGTAGATGAGGACAGTCTGGAGTTTATGAAAGGATGTACGCTTGATTTCAGTCAGGAGCTCATACGTTCCTCCTTCCAGGTGCTAAGGAACCCACAAGCTGAACATGGCTGTTCTTGTGGCAGCTCTTTCTCTGTCAAAATTTGA